The following are from one region of the bacterium genome:
- a CDS encoding OmpA family protein, giving the protein MSGTSIGVVVVGALALGLCGTAAAEMKDVKGAKEPTLFSRMPNYRIAQYTEREFDGFKFRVTQAGKEVQQNVEGRLSFWKLVFDKSGGAAQPGKLQILRNYQAAAEKLGGTVVFENPNLTTLRVTKDKSEVWAEVASVATGSEYTLRVIEKEAMKQDVVADAEALREGLAAAGHVELQGVFFDTGKATLKPESEAALKEIAKMLQQSAGVKVWVVGHTDYVGAADSNLALSAARAASVAKYLTATLGIDAKRLGSFGAGPYAPVASNAAEEGRARNRRVELVVQP; this is encoded by the coding sequence GCCGAGATGAAGGACGTCAAGGGCGCCAAGGAGCCGACGCTCTTCTCGCGGATGCCGAATTACAGGATCGCCCAGTACACGGAGCGGGAGTTCGACGGCTTCAAGTTCCGGGTGACGCAGGCGGGCAAGGAAGTGCAGCAGAACGTCGAGGGCCGTCTCTCGTTCTGGAAGCTGGTCTTCGACAAGTCCGGCGGCGCCGCCCAGCCGGGCAAGCTGCAGATCCTGAGGAACTACCAGGCCGCCGCCGAGAAACTGGGCGGCACGGTCGTCTTCGAAAACCCGAACCTGACGACCCTGCGGGTGACGAAGGACAAGAGCGAGGTCTGGGCGGAGGTGGCGTCGGTCGCGACCGGCTCCGAGTACACCCTGCGGGTCATCGAGAAGGAAGCGATGAAGCAGGATGTGGTCGCGGACGCGGAGGCGCTGCGCGAGGGCCTCGCCGCCGCCGGCCACGTGGAGCTGCAGGGCGTCTTCTTCGACACGGGCAAGGCGACCCTCAAGCCCGAGTCCGAGGCCGCGCTCAAGGAGATCGCGAAGATGCTCCAGCAGTCCGCCGGCGTGAAGGTCTGGGTGGTGGGCCACACCGACTACGTCGGAGCGGCGGACTCGAACCTGGCGCTCTCGGCGGCGCGTGCCGCATCCGTCGCGAAGTACCTCACGGCGACGCTCGGCATCGACGCGAAGCGCCTCGGCTCCTTCGGGGCCGGCCCCTATGCGCCGGTGGCCTCGAACGCCGCCGAGGAGGGCCGCGCCAGGAACCGGCGGGTCGAGCTGGTCGTCCAGCCGTAG
- a CDS encoding DUF134 domain-containing protein, whose protein sequence is MSPRTEKPRRCRCTFRGTGYRPVGVPACGERVPLHRDELEALRLCDGEGLTQSAAGARMGVSRGTVQRILAAARNKVATALACGRALVFERRPGRRNERRTR, encoded by the coding sequence ATGTCGCCGCGGACTGAGAAGCCGCGGCGCTGCCGTTGCACCTTCCGCGGGACAGGATACCGCCCCGTCGGGGTGCCGGCCTGCGGGGAGCGTGTTCCGCTCCATCGCGACGAGCTGGAGGCGCTGCGCCTCTGCGACGGAGAGGGCCTGACGCAGTCCGCGGCGGGCGCCCGCATGGGCGTCTCGCGCGGCACGGTGCAGCGCATCCTCGCGGCGGCCCGCAACAAGGTGGCGACGGCACTCGCCTGCGGCCGCGCCCTGGTCTTCGAGCGACGCCCCGGGCGCCGCAACGAAAGGAGAACACGATGA
- a CDS encoding thioredoxin family protein: MTRRTIPMTLLALLLGASAALAAGAQPAPQSTAELKTAIGSKKTPVIVFFMNPYGMPCNAQNAILLDLQEARKKDFQIAYVRTDRPADQQAFYDYGVRSLPALVLVSRGGLIKRVFPPGIQKADILGAALDGVRD; this comes from the coding sequence ATGACCCGACGCACCATCCCGATGACACTGCTCGCCCTCCTCCTCGGCGCCTCCGCCGCCCTCGCCGCCGGCGCGCAGCCGGCGCCGCAGAGCACGGCCGAGCTCAAGACCGCGATCGGTTCGAAGAAGACCCCCGTCATCGTCTTCTTCATGAACCCCTACGGCATGCCGTGCAACGCGCAGAACGCGATCCTCCTGGACCTGCAGGAGGCCCGCAAGAAGGACTTCCAGATCGCCTACGTGCGCACCGACCGGCCCGCGGACCAGCAGGCGTTCTACGACTACGGCGTGCGCAGCCTCCCCGCGCTCGTGCTGGTGAGCAGGGGCGGCCTCATCAAGCGGGTCTTTCCCCCGGGGATCCAGAAGGCGGACATCCTCGGCGCCGCGCTCGACGGGGTCAGGGATTGA
- a CDS encoding cytochrome c biogenesis protein CcdA, whose translation MTPPPVGLAQAVAAGATSVLSSCFLPVLPVLVGGAGGRGARRPAALALGLALAFLLMGVLSSLRGDLLVGRTRLLEVAGTGVIALVGLLGLAAAPAASGAARRGWATALGTGAAGGAAMGLSLGLTWVPCIGPALSEILGAVGSPGTTARGVLLLGAYSLGLAVPLLAVAFAAHLPLRRLARGVAGERFVRVGSAAVLLTYGACQAVHGNLAY comes from the coding sequence TTGACCCCTCCCCCGGTAGGGCTGGCGCAGGCCGTCGCCGCCGGGGCGACGAGCGTCCTCTCCTCCTGTTTTCTCCCCGTCCTGCCCGTGCTCGTCGGCGGCGCGGGTGGACGCGGCGCCCGGCGCCCGGCGGCGCTGGCGCTCGGCCTCGCCCTCGCCTTCCTGCTGATGGGTGTCCTCTCGTCACTGCGGGGCGACCTGCTCGTGGGTCGCACGCGTCTGCTCGAGGTGGCGGGGACCGGGGTCATCGCGCTCGTCGGCCTCCTCGGTCTCGCGGCCGCTCCCGCGGCATCCGGGGCCGCGCGGCGCGGGTGGGCCACGGCCTTGGGAACAGGGGCGGCGGGCGGCGCGGCGATGGGCCTGTCGCTCGGCCTGACCTGGGTGCCCTGCATCGGGCCGGCGCTTTCCGAGATCCTCGGCGCGGTCGGCTCTCCCGGGACCACTGCGCGCGGGGTCCTCCTGCTCGGGGCCTATTCGCTCGGCCTCGCCGTGCCCCTGCTGGCCGTGGCCTTCGCCGCGCACCTGCCGCTGCGCCGGCTCGCCCGCGGCGTCGCCGGGGAGCGGTTCGTCCGCGTCGGGTCGGCGGCCGTCCTGCTCACCTACGGAGCCTGCCAGGCCGTCCACGGCAACCTCGCCTACTAG
- a CDS encoding DinB family protein produces MARQSPREVYLRKQWADLLRGRVSHPPFDAAVAGFPVDRRGAVPKGAPYSAWMLLEHIRAVQSDFVKTIVDSTYRSPAWPQGFWPSDPRPPAPGSWRRSVAAVKADLEAMAALVEDPAVDLSQSRPWMEGWTVGRLVALAADHLAYHLGEIILLRRMMGIWKVRG; encoded by the coding sequence ATGGCCAGGCAGTCGCCGAGGGAAGTGTATCTCCGCAAGCAGTGGGCGGACCTGCTGCGGGGCAGGGTCTCGCACCCGCCGTTCGACGCCGCGGTGGCCGGCTTCCCGGTCGACCGGCGCGGCGCGGTGCCCAAGGGGGCGCCTTACAGCGCGTGGATGCTCCTGGAGCACATCCGCGCGGTCCAGTCCGACTTCGTCAAGACGATCGTGGATTCCACCTACCGCTCTCCCGCCTGGCCGCAGGGCTTCTGGCCGTCCGACCCCCGGCCCCCAGCGCCGGGGTCGTGGCGGCGGAGCGTCGCCGCCGTCAAGGCGGACCTGGAGGCGATGGCCGCCCTGGTGGAAGACCCCGCGGTCGACCTCTCGCAGTCCCGTCCGTGGATGGAAGGCTGGACCGTGGGACGGCTGGTGGCGCTCGCGGCGGACCACCTGGCGTATCACCTCGGGGAGATCATTCTCCTGCGGCGGATGATGGGCATCTGGAAGGTGAGGGGGTGA
- a CDS encoding ABC transporter permease produces the protein MIVVSRAMALVSLLGAGGLDRLQRLGRAGIFFWRALARVFVPPLAPAKLLVQVSTIGARSLLVICLTGAFTGMVLGLQGYYTLVKFGSEGLLGAAVSLSLIREMGPVLTAIMVTARAGSAMAAEIGIMRIGEEIDALKTMDIDPIRYLVSPRIAAAAVSFPLLTAIFDVVGIVGGYLTGSLLLGLSSGTYFWRVEESVEMKDVTGGFIKAV, from the coding sequence ATGATCGTAGTTTCGCGGGCAATGGCCCTTGTCTCGCTCCTCGGCGCAGGGGGGCTCGACCGGCTGCAGCGGCTCGGCCGCGCCGGAATCTTCTTCTGGCGCGCCCTGGCGCGGGTCTTCGTGCCGCCGCTCGCGCCGGCGAAGCTCCTCGTCCAGGTCTCGACGATCGGCGCACGCTCCCTGCTCGTGATCTGCCTCACCGGCGCCTTCACGGGCATGGTCCTCGGCCTGCAGGGGTACTACACCCTGGTCAAGTTCGGCTCGGAGGGCCTCCTCGGCGCCGCGGTGTCGCTGTCGCTGATCCGCGAGATGGGCCCGGTGCTGACCGCGATCATGGTCACGGCGCGCGCGGGCTCGGCGATGGCCGCGGAGATCGGCATCATGCGGATTGGCGAGGAGATCGACGCGCTCAAGACCATGGACATCGACCCGATCCGCTACCTGGTCAGCCCGCGCATCGCGGCCGCCGCCGTCAGCTTCCCCCTGCTGACCGCGATCTTCGACGTGGTCGGCATCGTCGGCGGCTACCTCACCGGCTCCCTGCTGCTCGGCCTCAGCTCCGGCACCTACTTCTGGCGCGTCGAGGAGAGCGTCGAGATGAAGGACGTCACCGGCGGGTTCATCAAGGCGGTG